A section of the Paenibacillus odorifer genome encodes:
- the sleB gene encoding spore cortex-lytic enzyme, translating to MKKHKLWIFASLTLALAAAPFAGMLLQGNGIVQTKQSAAASFVHELNHPEEEALPAFSTTPIKLGSSGQDVYELQGRLKHLGFYEGKIDSQFGPKTKNSVTWFQWKFGMKSDGIVGAKTKLKLYNATKNWKPTESASATGNNTANNNTGNKTNTTNNSDSASLSSGNTMGLSENDLKIMANAVYGESRGEPFEGQVAVAAVILNRVKSPSFPNTPSGVIFQPGAFTAVADGQIYLEPNEQARKAVQQALNGWDPSGGCLYYFNPKTATSKWIWTRPQVKTIGQHIFCM from the coding sequence ATGAAGAAACATAAGTTGTGGATCTTTGCTTCTTTAACCCTTGCACTTGCTGCCGCACCGTTTGCAGGAATGTTGCTCCAGGGTAATGGCATAGTACAGACCAAGCAAAGTGCTGCTGCGTCATTTGTCCATGAACTAAATCATCCTGAAGAAGAGGCCTTGCCTGCCTTCAGCACGACTCCGATTAAACTAGGTTCTTCTGGTCAGGATGTTTATGAGTTGCAAGGACGTTTAAAACATCTGGGCTTTTATGAAGGGAAAATAGACAGTCAGTTTGGTCCGAAAACGAAAAATTCAGTAACGTGGTTTCAATGGAAGTTTGGAATGAAGTCTGATGGCATCGTAGGCGCTAAGACTAAGTTGAAATTGTATAACGCAACTAAGAACTGGAAGCCGACAGAGTCGGCTTCAGCAACCGGAAATAATACAGCAAACAACAACACCGGTAACAAAACAAATACAACCAATAATTCGGATTCAGCGTCTCTGTCTTCAGGGAATACGATGGGATTATCAGAAAATGATCTCAAAATTATGGCTAATGCCGTCTATGGTGAATCAAGAGGTGAACCTTTCGAAGGTCAAGTTGCTGTTGCTGCAGTAATCTTGAACCGGGTAAAATCTCCGAGCTTTCCTAATACACCGTCTGGCGTTATTTTTCAGCCGGGAGCTTTTACAGCTGTAGCTGACGGGCAGATTTATTTGGAGCCAAATGAGCAGGCACGAAAAGCAGTGCAGCAAGCGCTGAATGGCTGGGACCCTTCGGGTGGATGTTTGTATTATTTCAACCCTAAAACGGCGACCTCCAAATGGATTTGGACTCGTCCACAGGTCAAGACTATCGGCCAGCATATTTTCTGTATGTAG
- a CDS encoding AraC family transcriptional regulator, protein MELILIMNLKDHMLLWNHALIEIIDIRHTFQRSGDLNSHYQLPSSAFLLIINGKAEILIDEVPHEISNFHILHGGKGMNIQFLRMDELLEYYLILYKANLSLASRNNLKAIMEHNNPFNLQYGFTPTSPLPLFDKMENMFTDWSKTGILDRLYVKTLFYQWIYEMLRQLHTLETQLIQPDPLDQAIRYMQTYYKETFSLEKLAKAVNSSPRTLSRLFRTQLQTSPAQYLINIRMEKSKILLLNTEASLHDIAIAVGYPDGYYLGKMFKKYYGISPVRYKNKVITHSSWRDMPSQGAQIDIARTQPLRYIDYDNHYQYNGEGELPMFRNAKPSLLLTLLLCFTIVLSACSTGTTNSNASSNGKPTPSAETSTGANTDKAAVEAQTRIISTVKGDIAVPTSPQRVVVLYLLGDVLALGIKPIGVSDVSEGAAFEDELKDVQKLGTWFEASPEAILALNPDLIIVPSEETYEALHQIAPTVLVPYEKMSTEERVSFIGQVVGKEDQAKELFTDFHKKVEVSKQKLQEAGILDHTISIMEGGKDNSMAVVASKQFGRGSQIIYEYLGMKAPDIIQQKIDTATGADGESVSFEVLGKYSGDYIFRSSYDGMADLTQNPIWNNIPAVKEGRLMEIDFGLGYYSDIYSLNVQLDYIVEALLAAPRVK, encoded by the coding sequence TTGGAGTTGATATTAATCATGAATTTAAAGGACCACATGTTATTGTGGAACCACGCATTAATAGAAATTATTGATATACGCCATACTTTTCAACGATCAGGTGATCTGAATTCACATTATCAGCTGCCCTCAAGTGCATTCTTGTTGATCATAAACGGCAAGGCCGAAATACTAATTGACGAGGTCCCGCACGAGATCAGCAACTTTCATATCCTTCATGGTGGAAAAGGAATGAACATTCAATTTTTACGCATGGATGAACTACTGGAGTATTACTTAATTTTATATAAAGCAAACCTTTCACTCGCCTCACGCAACAATCTAAAAGCAATCATGGAACACAATAATCCCTTTAATCTCCAATATGGATTTACGCCTACTAGTCCACTGCCCTTATTTGATAAGATGGAGAACATGTTTACTGATTGGAGCAAAACAGGGATTTTGGATCGGCTGTATGTCAAAACACTTTTTTATCAATGGATTTATGAGATGCTTAGGCAGCTGCATACGCTGGAAACACAGTTAATTCAACCTGATCCGCTAGATCAAGCAATTCGCTATATGCAGACTTATTATAAGGAAACCTTCTCTCTTGAAAAATTAGCTAAAGCGGTAAACAGCAGCCCTAGAACATTATCCAGATTATTCAGAACACAGCTGCAGACTAGCCCTGCTCAGTACTTAATCAACATCCGCATGGAAAAATCGAAAATATTGCTCCTGAACACAGAGGCTAGCTTGCATGACATCGCAATTGCAGTAGGTTATCCTGATGGCTATTATCTAGGAAAAATGTTTAAAAAATATTACGGAATCTCCCCTGTCCGATACAAAAATAAAGTTATCACCCACTCCAGTTGGCGTGATATGCCATCTCAAGGTGCACAAATTGACATTGCCCGAACACAACCTCTCCGTTATATTGATTATGATAATCATTATCAATATAACGGAGAAGGGGAATTACCAATGTTTAGAAATGCCAAACCATCATTACTGCTCACCCTGTTATTATGCTTTACCATAGTGTTAAGCGCTTGTTCCACGGGAACCACAAATTCAAATGCATCAAGCAATGGGAAACCCACCCCCTCAGCAGAAACAAGTACAGGGGCAAATACAGACAAAGCTGCTGTCGAAGCACAAACCCGGATAATTTCCACAGTTAAAGGAGACATTGCCGTTCCCACTAGTCCACAAAGAGTTGTAGTTCTTTATTTGCTCGGTGATGTACTGGCTCTCGGCATTAAACCTATAGGTGTATCCGATGTATCCGAGGGTGCAGCATTTGAAGATGAGCTAAAAGATGTGCAAAAGCTTGGCACCTGGTTTGAGGCTAGCCCTGAAGCAATCCTTGCTCTTAATCCCGATCTTATCATTGTGCCGTCAGAGGAAACTTATGAAGCCCTTCACCAAATTGCGCCAACAGTCTTAGTTCCGTATGAAAAAATGTCAACAGAAGAACGGGTGTCCTTTATTGGACAAGTCGTAGGCAAAGAAGATCAAGCAAAAGAATTATTTACTGATTTCCATAAAAAAGTTGAGGTCAGCAAACAAAAGCTGCAAGAAGCTGGTATTCTTGATCACACAATATCCATCATGGAAGGTGGAAAAGACAACAGCATGGCTGTTGTGGCGAGCAAACAATTCGGACGTGGTTCACAAATCATTTATGAATATTTAGGCATGAAGGCGCCGGACATCATTCAACAGAAAATAGATACGGCGACTGGTGCGGATGGGGAATCCGTATCCTTTGAAGTCCTTGGCAAATACAGTGGTGACTATATCTTCCGCTCCTCTTATGATGGTATGGCTGATCTGACCCAAAACCCAATTTGGAACAATATCCCTGCCGTGAAAGAAGGCCGTTTGATGGAGATCGATTTTGGCTTAGGTTATTACAGTGATATCTATTCTCTAAATGTGCAACTGGATTATATTGTTGAAGCTTTGCTTGCTGCGCCAAGAGTCAAATAA